One genomic region from Sphingobacterium sp. UGAL515B_05 encodes:
- a CDS encoding thioredoxin family protein — protein MKKNIFYMVTTCCGLLLSCLLHAQEKIVQGTYAECQALAKKENKLILIDLYFVGCMPCAEMDKQVFPDPAVVSELKANYILYKTDVMKEIDGKRLARKYGAPGFPTYVIVNPDGKTLLTESGFFGVDRFVPFLKEAVQRSKSELFLAFNNSLDNNYPAAYSERFIKTGEKHDFAELEGYLDQQKDLFCEAAFLANSVTSFPKYNDWVYTHLPQLIKMYGSNLLRNKISAIASKKSKQYGSAQQLDSLESMLTYIRPTFNDKLWDTFLPTFISNYYTSSKDANTYLKLITQFNLYTTWDLRSNAFGQVIIDQAKEPKILNKILAEYQQQQSIGQLDVIDNYRLTLLYYYLKDFKNATKSVQTLLKADLSSSNHSTLKKEILALKDAIDKKNPDLFQAKDIKKIIPFKLS, from the coding sequence ATGAAAAAAAATATCTTCTATATGGTCACAACCTGTTGTGGTCTGCTCTTGTCATGCCTGTTGCATGCGCAGGAAAAAATAGTTCAAGGAACTTATGCCGAATGTCAAGCCCTGGCAAAAAAAGAGAACAAACTTATCCTTATTGACCTTTACTTTGTCGGATGTATGCCTTGTGCGGAGATGGATAAACAAGTGTTCCCAGACCCTGCTGTGGTCAGTGAACTCAAAGCCAATTATATTCTCTACAAAACCGACGTGATGAAGGAGATAGACGGCAAAAGGCTGGCCCGAAAATACGGTGCCCCCGGTTTCCCAACTTATGTTATTGTAAATCCAGATGGAAAAACGCTATTGACCGAATCAGGATTCTTTGGGGTAGACCGATTTGTCCCCTTCTTAAAAGAAGCCGTTCAACGCAGCAAATCCGAATTATTTCTAGCCTTTAATAATAGTCTGGACAATAACTATCCAGCGGCCTATAGTGAGCGGTTTATAAAGACTGGTGAGAAACACGATTTTGCAGAATTAGAAGGCTATCTGGATCAACAAAAAGACCTTTTCTGCGAAGCAGCATTTTTAGCCAATAGCGTTACCTCATTCCCGAAATACAACGATTGGGTTTACACACACCTACCTCAACTCATCAAGATGTACGGTAGTAATCTACTTCGGAATAAAATTTCAGCAATAGCATCAAAGAAAAGCAAACAATATGGTTCTGCGCAACAGCTGGACAGCTTAGAAAGTATGCTCACGTATATTCGTCCAACTTTTAATGACAAATTGTGGGATACCTTTTTACCCACGTTTATCTCCAATTATTACACAAGTTCCAAAGATGCCAATACCTATTTGAAATTGATCACGCAATTCAATCTTTACACGACTTGGGATCTTAGAAGCAATGCGTTCGGACAAGTCATCATAGACCAAGCGAAGGAGCCTAAAATACTAAATAAAATATTAGCCGAATACCAGCAACAGCAAAGTATAGGGCAACTAGATGTCATCGACAACTACCGCTTGACCTTACTTTATTACTATCTAAAAGACTTTAAAAACGCGACAAAATCTGTGCAAACACTCTTAAAAGCTGATCTGTCTAGCTCCAATCATTCCACACTAAAAAAAGAAATACTTGCTTTGAAAGATGCCATAGACAAAAAGAATCCAGATTTATTTCAAGCGAAAGATATCAAGAAAATTATCCCATTTAAACTTAGTTAA
- a CDS encoding TlpA disulfide reductase family protein, whose product MIRKTILLLTTFVSSIVVLAQQPSNVTGTTDPIKVKRVGLFKVLNGRLKEIATAIPDAAGRFGFRFTPEYEGLYSIGSGTAQNQQGLFRFYFKGSEELNLKLTPSEYELIGKNSPENEALYHWDKLSKSFHDKGTTPGGMSTYVDFFPEVEQFKGKLDGIKKAVKTGNTNFDKFFPEIVDYDFAYYAISYLYMPRTAHPSKEEMSDYYTQFNADRFLTTELLKFPYGDRFMSNMVYRKLDLATKPTFDQQVAAIGPDVLKGQYVLQRLEGARSYSDFQEMNNTYRKYFTLPEQIERAKIVEAKLVETKTGVPAFQFSYPNISGQKVSLADLKGKVVLIDMWATWCGPCRAEEPHWEKLNEEFKNKSVAFVGVSVDQDKPKWEAYVKEKNLKGIQLHAGSGNTLSDAYKVNSIPRYILIDKSGNLISADSPRPSDPKLKALLEEWINK is encoded by the coding sequence ATGATCAGAAAAACCATTTTATTATTGACGACATTCGTTTCATCGATTGTTGTGTTAGCACAACAACCGAGTAATGTTACCGGAACAACAGATCCTATTAAAGTAAAACGTGTAGGCCTATTCAAAGTACTCAATGGACGACTAAAAGAAATTGCAACAGCTATTCCGGATGCTGCTGGCCGATTTGGATTCCGTTTCACACCAGAGTATGAAGGCTTATATTCGATTGGTAGCGGAACCGCACAAAATCAACAGGGATTGTTCCGCTTCTATTTCAAAGGCAGTGAGGAACTTAATCTAAAATTGACACCGAGTGAATATGAACTTATTGGCAAGAATAGTCCCGAAAATGAGGCGCTTTATCATTGGGACAAACTTTCAAAAAGTTTCCATGATAAAGGAACAACTCCGGGAGGTATGAGTACCTATGTAGATTTCTTTCCTGAGGTGGAACAATTCAAAGGAAAACTCGATGGTATCAAAAAAGCAGTTAAAACCGGAAACACAAACTTCGATAAATTTTTCCCTGAAATAGTAGATTACGATTTTGCGTATTATGCCATCTCCTATTTATACATGCCCCGTACGGCACACCCGAGCAAAGAGGAAATGAGCGATTATTATACGCAATTTAATGCAGATCGCTTTCTCACAACTGAGCTTCTTAAATTTCCCTACGGAGATCGTTTCATGAGTAATATGGTGTACAGGAAGTTAGATTTGGCAACGAAACCGACATTTGATCAACAGGTTGCTGCGATAGGCCCCGATGTGCTTAAAGGACAATATGTGCTACAACGTCTCGAAGGAGCGCGCTCTTACAGCGACTTTCAGGAAATGAATAATACCTATAGAAAATACTTTACTTTACCTGAGCAGATTGAACGTGCAAAGATTGTTGAAGCTAAGCTTGTAGAGACAAAAACTGGTGTACCTGCATTTCAGTTTAGCTATCCGAATATTAGTGGTCAAAAAGTTAGCCTTGCGGACCTAAAAGGTAAAGTTGTTTTAATCGATATGTGGGCGACCTGGTGTGGTCCCTGTCGTGCAGAAGAACCACATTGGGAAAAATTGAACGAGGAATTCAAAAACAAATCAGTTGCTTTTGTTGGGGTTTCTGTTGATCAAGATAAACCCAAATGGGAGGCTTATGTAAAGGAAAAAAACTTAAAAGGGATCCAATTACACGCAGGATCTGGAAATACCCTATCAGACGCCTATAAAGTCAACTCGATTCCACGCTATATCCTCATCGACAAATCCGGCAATCTGATCTCAGCCGATAGTCCGAGACCAAGCGACCCTAAATTGAAGGCACTTCTCGAAGAATGGATAAATAAATAA
- a CDS encoding phosphocholine-specific phospholipase C — MDSRRDFIKKASLLAGVFGLQSAMPDAIQRALAIEPITGSTFLDAEHIVLLMQENRSFDHSFGTLRGVRGFNDPRAIKLPNGNPVWLQSSAAGKTYSPFRLDIKNSNAAWTGNLPHSWENQMAARNQGKHDNWIEAKRPGGKVLKDIPLTMGYYTREDIPFYYALADAFTICDQHFCSSITGTTTNRHFFWTGTCVPHKGAKPLVRNSDIYFNRWAHWKTFPERLEEAGISWKVYQNEVSIESGLDGEDLLGNFTDNNLEWFAQYHIEFKKSHLDFMRKRVAELPAEIQELEKALANNNTESVQKTQNKLKQKQEQLNSYQKHLARLTDHAFQQLPKEQRALHERAFQTNEGDSFYRETSVVTHEGEKITVPKGDVLHQFRHDVKSGKLPAVSWLVAPQSFSDHPSAPMYGAWYVSELLNILTENPEIWKKTIFILNYDENDGYFDHIPPFVAPNPADSHSGKTSPELDYSGEYVSLAQELADGEEKGNATEGPVGLGYRVPLIVASPWSKGGWVNSEICDITSTIQFMEHFFEKKLGKHVKEENISSWRRAITGDLTSIFRKAEGANAVDLPFLDRNQQIYAIDQAKSKPLPNNFHVWSKEDAAGLRSKGHSTLLARQEKGQKNSSALAYELYVKDSFAKEHSQFHLSLEVGNKVFGSKSLSSPFNVYSGPSYKEGVKFWPFAVMAGQELSFEWNLGDFKDHHYDLTVYGPNGFMRGFQGREEPLSVRATYEIGKKGLLTGNLVLEVHNKGKKSFHVHVEDNAYSTWKKSIVLAAGKSTKWIVESHKTHGWYDVTLHVEGTKFARQFAGRVETGNHSKTDPQLG, encoded by the coding sequence ATGGATAGCAGAAGAGATTTTATCAAGAAGGCTTCATTGTTAGCTGGTGTTTTTGGCTTACAGAGTGCTATGCCAGATGCCATACAGCGCGCATTGGCGATTGAACCTATAACAGGAAGTACCTTTTTAGATGCCGAACATATTGTATTATTAATGCAAGAGAATCGTTCTTTTGATCATAGTTTTGGAACACTTCGTGGTGTTCGGGGATTCAATGATCCACGGGCGATTAAATTACCTAATGGTAACCCTGTATGGTTGCAGTCCTCGGCTGCAGGCAAGACCTATTCGCCGTTTCGACTGGATATCAAAAACTCAAATGCTGCCTGGACCGGAAATTTACCACATTCCTGGGAAAACCAGATGGCAGCCCGTAATCAGGGAAAACATGATAACTGGATCGAAGCGAAGCGTCCAGGCGGGAAGGTCCTGAAAGATATTCCTTTGACCATGGGGTATTATACACGTGAGGATATTCCATTTTATTATGCATTGGCTGATGCCTTTACCATCTGCGACCAGCACTTCTGTTCATCTATTACGGGTACAACAACCAATAGGCATTTCTTCTGGACGGGAACCTGTGTGCCACATAAAGGGGCTAAGCCATTGGTGCGGAATTCAGATATCTATTTTAACCGTTGGGCACATTGGAAAACTTTTCCGGAACGCTTGGAAGAAGCAGGGATCTCCTGGAAAGTCTACCAAAATGAAGTCAGCATAGAAAGCGGCTTAGACGGTGAGGATCTGTTGGGAAATTTCACGGACAATAATTTGGAATGGTTTGCACAATATCACATTGAATTCAAGAAAAGCCATCTTGATTTTATGCGTAAACGTGTTGCAGAATTACCCGCTGAAATTCAAGAACTAGAAAAGGCATTAGCGAATAATAATACCGAGAGCGTACAAAAAACACAGAATAAACTCAAGCAGAAGCAGGAGCAGCTGAATAGCTATCAAAAACATTTGGCACGTCTTACGGATCATGCTTTTCAGCAGCTTCCTAAAGAACAGCGTGCCTTGCATGAGCGCGCTTTTCAGACGAATGAGGGTGATTCCTTCTATCGTGAGACAAGCGTGGTGACACATGAAGGTGAAAAGATTACTGTTCCTAAGGGAGATGTTTTACACCAATTTAGACATGATGTGAAATCTGGGAAGTTACCTGCTGTGTCGTGGCTTGTGGCGCCACAAAGCTTCTCAGATCATCCGAGTGCACCCATGTATGGAGCTTGGTATGTATCGGAGCTTTTGAATATTCTGACAGAAAATCCCGAAATCTGGAAGAAGACTATTTTTATTCTGAATTATGACGAGAATGATGGTTATTTTGATCATATCCCTCCTTTTGTAGCCCCTAACCCAGCAGATAGCCATTCAGGAAAAACTTCACCGGAGTTAGATTATAGCGGTGAATATGTGAGTTTAGCACAGGAGCTTGCCGATGGGGAAGAAAAGGGTAATGCGACGGAAGGTCCAGTGGGGCTCGGTTACCGTGTACCTCTGATTGTGGCATCACCTTGGTCAAAAGGCGGTTGGGTCAACTCGGAGATTTGCGATATCACGTCGACGATTCAGTTTATGGAGCATTTCTTTGAGAAAAAGTTGGGCAAGCATGTGAAAGAGGAGAATATCAGTTCGTGGCGCCGGGCCATTACAGGTGATTTGACATCGATATTTCGGAAAGCTGAGGGAGCGAATGCTGTTGATTTACCATTCCTCGATCGGAATCAGCAGATCTATGCCATTGACCAGGCGAAATCGAAACCGCTACCTAATAATTTTCATGTTTGGTCGAAAGAGGATGCCGCAGGATTGCGGTCTAAAGGTCATTCCACTTTACTGGCAAGACAGGAGAAAGGTCAGAAAAACTCCAGCGCGTTGGCTTACGAACTTTATGTCAAAGACTCTTTTGCTAAGGAACACAGTCAGTTTCATCTATCGCTAGAAGTTGGCAATAAGGTATTTGGCAGTAAATCGCTCAGTAGTCCTTTTAATGTCTATAGTGGACCGAGCTATAAGGAGGGCGTGAAATTTTGGCCGTTTGCAGTTATGGCAGGTCAGGAACTAAGTTTTGAATGGAACTTGGGGGACTTTAAAGATCACCATTACGATTTGACTGTGTACGGACCTAATGGTTTTATGCGTGGATTTCAAGGACGGGAGGAACCCTTATCTGTTCGAGCGACGTATGAAATCGGGAAGAAAGGTTTGTTGACGGGTAATCTTGTACTGGAGGTCCATAACAAAGGGAAAAAATCATTTCATGTACATGTAGAAGATAATGCTTACAGCACCTGGAAGAAATCTATTGTACTTGCGGCAGGGAAATCTACGAAGTGGATTGTAGAATCTCATAAAACCCACGGTTGGTATGATGTTACTTTGCACGTGGAGGGGACCAAATTTGCACGCCAGTTTGCTGGTCGTGTAGAAACGGGTAATCATTCGAAAACGGATCCACAATTGGGATAA
- a CDS encoding SusD/RagB family nutrient-binding outer membrane lipoprotein, with translation MKMKKMCIYIAMGSLISLASCSKFDEINTNPETPVQVNSSMLATRIILNLANQPTQKSFMQPYLLTKEIAWTELVEGYQYNGFGEGSISMNAINDAHFMGQYASTDVLANSYNGLMYFARAVKFYEATMSVGDIPYKEALKGESDKTYFPKYDSQKEVFLGILDELEKADQLFASGAKFAGDPMYGGDITKWRKLVNSFALNVLIQLSKKEADADLNLKGRFQSILTNKPIFTANADNFQLVRSDKSGQTYPFYKISNSFVIYPVVSTEIIDRLKQYQDRRLFFYANPSALQIANGKQVSDFDAYVGIDPSLAFGDIADLKKKNDYSKLNDRYTELVSGEPTQQYSYAHLCFVIAEAAARGWVTESSVNWYKKGIESAMKFIAENTPNTSQYTHNMPLDGAYIASATASYGNQFPATKEGQIEAIMTQKYLASFLQGRINPYYDYRRTGYPKWKINPASSLNADDPTKIPVRWRYPASEYNYNGQNLDEALARQYGGKDEINQLMWLLK, from the coding sequence ATGAAAATGAAAAAAATGTGTATATATATTGCCATGGGGAGTTTAATCTCATTGGCAAGTTGTTCAAAATTTGATGAGATAAACACGAATCCGGAAACTCCTGTTCAAGTGAATTCTTCGATGTTAGCGACTCGTATCATATTAAATTTAGCGAACCAGCCTACTCAGAAATCATTTATGCAGCCCTATTTATTAACAAAGGAGATTGCATGGACGGAATTAGTTGAAGGGTATCAATATAACGGATTCGGTGAAGGGAGTATATCGATGAATGCAATCAATGATGCCCACTTTATGGGACAGTATGCTTCGACAGATGTGTTAGCAAATTCCTACAATGGATTAATGTATTTCGCTAGGGCTGTAAAATTTTATGAGGCTACCATGAGTGTTGGAGATATACCTTATAAAGAAGCATTAAAAGGGGAGTCTGACAAAACATATTTTCCAAAATACGACAGCCAAAAGGAAGTCTTTTTGGGTATTCTTGATGAATTAGAAAAAGCAGATCAGCTCTTTGCAAGCGGAGCAAAATTTGCAGGCGATCCGATGTATGGTGGAGATATAACAAAATGGAGAAAGCTCGTCAACAGTTTTGCGTTAAATGTACTGATCCAATTGAGCAAAAAGGAAGCTGATGCAGATTTGAATTTAAAGGGACGGTTTCAATCGATTCTAACGAACAAGCCTATATTCACAGCGAATGCCGATAATTTTCAGTTAGTACGCTCGGATAAAAGTGGTCAAACCTATCCTTTTTATAAAATCAGTAATAGTTTCGTTATTTATCCTGTTGTGTCTACGGAGATTATCGATCGTTTGAAGCAGTATCAAGATAGAAGGCTATTTTTCTATGCAAATCCATCAGCTTTGCAAATTGCCAATGGCAAGCAAGTGAGTGATTTCGATGCATATGTTGGTATTGATCCATCATTGGCATTTGGCGATATTGCGGACTTGAAGAAGAAAAACGACTATTCTAAATTGAATGATCGCTATACCGAGCTAGTAAGTGGCGAACCGACACAACAGTACAGCTATGCGCATCTATGTTTTGTAATTGCTGAAGCAGCTGCAAGAGGATGGGTTACAGAGTCTTCAGTCAATTGGTATAAAAAAGGTATTGAGTCAGCAATGAAATTCATTGCTGAAAACACTCCAAATACTAGCCAATACACACACAATATGCCTTTGGATGGGGCCTATATCGCCAGTGCTACTGCTTCCTATGGTAATCAATTCCCTGCTACTAAAGAAGGGCAGATTGAGGCAATTATGACGCAAAAGTATTTAGCTAGTTTCTTGCAAGGACGAATAAATCCCTATTACGATTATCGTCGTACAGGTTACCCAAAATGGAAAATCAATCCAGCATCTAGTTTAAATGCGGATGATCCAACCAAAATACCAGTTCGTTGGCGCTATCCAGCCAGTGAGTACAACTATAACGGACAAAATCTGGATGAAGCACTCGCCCGCCAATATGGGGGTAAGGATGAGATCAACCAATTGATGTGGCTTTTGAAATAA
- a CDS encoding SusC/RagA family TonB-linked outer membrane protein, protein MKRTNYYLKLMGGALLFQTLALQTMASQFSSSEGIGKILTRMEQKFNVKFGYDASISNQKINESADLDKLKKEQIVQFIQTISDGNLEVKKIDEKLYVISRKTGADARVKNEKPVSNTAKEINGRVVDQETGQPIAGVTVRVKGSTQVTTTDQQGTFRFVNVADDAILLVSYIGYQTSEVSASNADVIKLGKSSEELGEVVVTALGIKREQKALGYATQSIKGDDLTRVKGVDVGTTLTGRISGVRVLNSTEFNSTPQIQVRGLTPILVIDGVAYENLTLRDVPVDNIEDMNVLKGATATALYGSMGAGGAIMITTKKGLAEKGTEISVNSNNMFFSGYLALPEVQHGYSSGEGGKFNNDDYVWGDKLDIGRTAKQWNPQTKQLEEMELLSRGKDNFKNFLEPGFISNNSVSFTNQGEHGSIRTSINHIYNKGQYPNQKLNMTNMSVAGQTKISEKVDIETRLAYNRRSATSNFGAGYNDQGYIYNILVWTGPEYNLQDYKDYWLIKDQSQNWMYKAWYDNPYLTAYEKVTPELVNKMNAALTLNYKVSDWGKLMVRTGYDYYGQRREQRNPMGIYGTRGGYSGFDSKGKYWMQNQDGFSTTNDVIFTAKKKVGDFGFDGLLGGALFYRRDNAVTATTVNGLSIPGFYSLRNSIDPVSTVESKTKEMVNSTYGRLSVSWRNAVFVEATGRNDWSSALSKEQRSYFYPSVSSSIVVSDLIGNKPAWLDMFKIRGSWAVTKTVPSPYEINQAFTISNNVWDGLPTASYPNSIKDYSISPTQRDLTEFGFDFGLWKNRFYGNYTRYYRLLHNVTTYATISGSSGFTSRLINTQEEKMTKGHEITLGTAAIKKENFQWDIILNMSQNLEFFHKLDPVYSADALYVKKGARTDYITVKDWERSPDGQIVNNASGMPISAKYAAQLYGYTAPKWFGGLTNQFRYKDFSLSLSVDGRIKGMSYSGMNARLWQTGAHPDSDNPYRYEEVVNGNKTFVAPGVKIVSGGVTYDKYGQIAEDTRVFADNDKVVSYETYWKSAYSGRRNYWDETFIKLRELSLNYRVPEKLASKFKAKRASVGVTGQNLLLWTKEYRFSDPDVGSEDLNSPSMRYIGFNLNVTF, encoded by the coding sequence ATGAAAAGAACCAATTACTATTTAAAACTCATGGGAGGAGCTTTGCTATTCCAAACGCTCGCGCTTCAGACCATGGCCTCACAATTTTCTAGCAGTGAAGGAATCGGGAAAATCCTCACGCGAATGGAACAGAAATTCAACGTTAAATTTGGTTATGACGCTTCGATCTCGAACCAAAAGATCAATGAATCCGCTGACCTTGATAAATTGAAAAAGGAACAAATTGTTCAATTTATACAGACGATTTCGGACGGAAATCTTGAGGTCAAAAAAATTGATGAAAAGCTTTATGTGATCTCGAGAAAAACCGGCGCTGATGCAAGGGTGAAAAACGAAAAACCGGTTTCTAATACAGCCAAAGAGATCAATGGTAGGGTTGTAGATCAAGAAACGGGGCAGCCTATCGCTGGTGTAACCGTACGTGTTAAAGGCAGTACACAAGTAACAACGACCGATCAGCAAGGCACTTTTCGATTTGTCAATGTGGCAGACGATGCTATTTTATTGGTCTCCTATATTGGTTATCAAACAAGTGAAGTATCCGCTTCAAATGCTGATGTTATTAAGTTAGGCAAATCTTCCGAAGAGCTTGGTGAAGTTGTTGTAACGGCACTGGGTATAAAGAGAGAACAAAAAGCACTGGGATATGCAACGCAAAGCATTAAAGGTGATGATCTGACGCGTGTAAAGGGGGTTGATGTAGGAACCACATTGACCGGACGTATTTCGGGTGTCCGTGTTTTGAACAGTACGGAGTTTAACAGTACACCCCAAATCCAAGTAAGGGGATTAACACCTATTTTGGTGATCGATGGTGTCGCCTATGAAAATCTTACTCTACGTGATGTGCCGGTAGATAATATCGAAGATATGAACGTTCTGAAAGGTGCAACCGCAACGGCCTTGTACGGTAGCATGGGGGCTGGTGGCGCCATTATGATTACGACAAAAAAGGGACTTGCGGAAAAAGGAACGGAGATCTCCGTCAATAGCAATAACATGTTTTTTTCGGGTTATCTAGCTTTGCCCGAGGTACAACATGGGTACTCTTCAGGTGAAGGAGGAAAGTTTAATAATGATGATTATGTGTGGGGAGATAAACTGGATATTGGGCGTACAGCCAAACAATGGAACCCACAGACAAAACAACTAGAAGAGATGGAGTTGCTTTCACGGGGCAAGGACAATTTTAAGAATTTCCTTGAGCCGGGATTTATATCTAATAATTCCGTCAGTTTTACCAATCAGGGTGAACACGGAAGTATTAGAACATCGATAAATCATATCTATAATAAAGGGCAATATCCAAACCAAAAGTTGAATATGACAAACATGTCTGTCGCTGGGCAGACTAAGATTAGCGAAAAAGTTGATATAGAAACGCGTCTTGCATATAACCGTCGTTCAGCAACAAGTAATTTTGGCGCAGGATATAATGATCAGGGATATATTTATAATATTCTCGTGTGGACCGGGCCTGAGTATAATTTACAGGATTACAAAGATTATTGGTTGATTAAAGATCAATCTCAAAATTGGATGTATAAAGCTTGGTATGATAATCCTTATTTAACGGCCTATGAGAAGGTTACCCCTGAGCTGGTTAATAAGATGAACGCTGCCTTGACCTTGAATTATAAGGTTTCTGATTGGGGGAAACTTATGGTACGTACAGGATATGATTATTATGGACAAAGACGAGAGCAACGCAATCCAATGGGGATTTATGGTACGAGGGGCGGATATTCCGGCTTTGACAGTAAAGGAAAGTATTGGATGCAAAATCAAGACGGTTTTAGTACAACAAATGACGTAATCTTTACAGCGAAAAAGAAAGTTGGTGATTTTGGCTTCGACGGATTATTGGGCGGTGCTCTTTTTTATCGACGTGACAATGCAGTTACAGCTACGACAGTCAATGGGTTATCGATTCCAGGCTTTTACTCACTTCGAAACTCAATTGATCCAGTGTCGACTGTTGAAAGTAAAACAAAAGAAATGGTCAACAGCACCTATGGACGCCTTTCTGTTTCCTGGCGTAATGCTGTTTTTGTAGAAGCGACAGGACGTAACGATTGGTCTTCGGCTTTATCTAAAGAACAACGTTCCTATTTTTATCCTTCAGTTTCAAGTAGTATAGTCGTAAGTGATCTTATAGGAAATAAGCCAGCTTGGTTGGATATGTTTAAAATCCGTGGATCTTGGGCCGTTACGAAGACAGTACCTTCTCCATATGAAATAAACCAGGCCTTTACAATTAGCAACAATGTGTGGGATGGATTGCCAACCGCTTCTTATCCGAATTCAATCAAGGATTACTCCATATCACCTACGCAGCGCGATTTAACAGAGTTCGGTTTTGATTTTGGATTATGGAAAAATCGATTCTATGGTAATTATACCCGCTATTATCGTCTACTACATAATGTAACAACTTATGCAACCATATCGGGGTCATCAGGTTTTACTTCGCGGTTAATTAATACGCAAGAGGAGAAAATGACCAAAGGCCATGAAATTACATTGGGTACGGCTGCTATCAAAAAGGAAAATTTCCAATGGGATATTATTTTAAATATGTCGCAAAACTTGGAATTCTTCCACAAGCTTGATCCTGTTTATTCTGCAGATGCATTATACGTTAAAAAGGGAGCTAGGACGGATTATATTACAGTAAAGGATTGGGAAAGATCGCCTGACGGTCAGATTGTTAACAATGCTTCGGGAATGCCAATATCTGCAAAATATGCTGCTCAGTTGTATGGTTATACTGCACCAAAATGGTTCGGTGGATTGACAAATCAATTTCGTTACAAAGACTTCTCGCTTTCTTTGAGTGTTGACGGTCGAATAAAAGGAATGTCTTATTCAGGTATGAACGCTCGTTTATGGCAGACTGGTGCGCATCCTGATTCAGACAATCCATATCGTTACGAAGAGGTCGTTAATGGTAATAAAACGTTTGTTGCACCTGGTGTGAAGATCGTTTCAGGAGGTGTTACGTATGATAAATACGGACAAATTGCAGAAGACACGCGTGTTTTTGCAGACAATGATAAAGTAGTTTCTTATGAGACCTATTGGAAATCTGCGTATTCTGGAAGACGTAATTATTGGGATGAGACATTTATTAAACTTCGCGAGCTATCGCTCAATTATCGCGTCCCTGAGAAATTGGCATCTAAATTTAAAGCTAAGCGTGCCAGTGTCGGTGTTACTGGGCAGAATTTGCTTCTTTGGACAAAAGAATACCGTTTTTCTGATCCAGATGTAGGTTCAGAAGATTTGAACTCGCCATCTATGCGTTACATAGGTTTTAATTTAAATGTAACTTTCTAA
- a CDS encoding FecR family protein — translation MMNSKIAALYKKFLKGELSPEENTIFLDLLTSCERDELPDVEEVVALDDRDCELNKTISEDIFFTITGTSLTPPVIPIWKRRWSVISAAACLLFIGLACLFQFKFKEQHVTRASEIVHYSNPTKFVKQLVLPDGTHVSLRQGAHIELLSDFDADSLRRIKLSGEAFFEVAKNAEQPFVIASSGDFDVRVLGTAFNLNCSEGRSSLVLNHGKVRVSRGGQYSFVTPGQKVAYDARQRQFDVAKTDTSTASNWKSDLLSFNQVPLTQIVDDLNNLYPDSQLELIDSFRTESYTGYLPASDLEKSLKMLNTAFNQTIIHKK, via the coding sequence ATGATGAATTCCAAAATAGCTGCTTTATATAAAAAATTCCTTAAGGGAGAACTTAGTCCCGAGGAAAACACCATATTTCTTGATTTGCTGACTTCTTGTGAGAGGGATGAGCTTCCGGATGTGGAAGAGGTGGTTGCGCTAGACGATCGTGATTGTGAGCTGAACAAAACAATTTCTGAAGATATTTTCTTTACAATCACCGGAACCTCGTTGACGCCGCCCGTAATACCTATTTGGAAAAGACGTTGGTCTGTCATTTCCGCTGCCGCTTGCCTACTGTTTATCGGTCTTGCTTGCCTATTTCAATTTAAATTTAAGGAACAACATGTGACTAGGGCTTCTGAAATTGTTCATTATTCCAATCCGACAAAATTTGTTAAGCAACTTGTATTGCCCGATGGTACACATGTTTCTCTTCGGCAAGGTGCGCATATTGAATTGTTGTCAGATTTTGATGCAGATAGTTTACGTCGGATAAAGCTTTCGGGGGAAGCATTTTTTGAGGTGGCTAAGAATGCTGAACAACCTTTTGTAATTGCCAGTTCTGGGGACTTTGATGTACGTGTATTAGGCACAGCATTTAATTTAAATTGTTCTGAGGGGCGTAGCAGTCTGGTGTTGAATCATGGTAAAGTACGCGTTTCGCGCGGCGGGCAATATTCATTTGTTACCCCTGGCCAAAAAGTCGCCTATGATGCGCGACAAAGACAATTTGATGTAGCCAAAACGGATACGAGCACTGCATCGAACTGGAAGAGTGATCTCTTGTCATTTAATCAAGTTCCACTCACGCAGATAGTAGATGATCTAAATAATCTTTATCCGGATAGCCAACTCGAATTGATAGACTCCTTCCGGACTGAAAGTTATACCGGTTATCTACCGGCTAGCGATTTGGAAAAGTCGCTCAAGATGCTCAATACTGCATTTAATCAAACAATTATCCATAAAAAGTAA